A stretch of DNA from Papaver somniferum cultivar HN1 unplaced genomic scaffold, ASM357369v1 unplaced-scaffold_79, whole genome shotgun sequence:
TGAAAAGGTGATGATATCAGTTGGGAGCGGGTACCTGCGGTCCAGATACTGGTGTATTTCCTCATTCGCATATATCTTGGTTAGGATGATTGATGCAACTTGACGTTGTTCATTTGTGAAGTTCAGAGTATCGAAAAATGCTGCAAACAGTGGTTTTTGGCAACCATGGAAGCAATGAATTGATAGTCATCTGCCTCAGAAACAACACAAACTTCCCCCGTGGTTGCCTCAGGCTCTTCGTGTGTGATCATGAAGACTTGCCGTGGAAATCTATCCTTCTGAATATGTGTCTTTGTGCCAAAATCGAGTTCCCCGCTCCTCTGCATGTTGTGGATTTTCCACTTGAATGTTCTACAGTTCTTTGTCGCATGTTCCACCTTTTGGTGGAAGTGGCAGTACCTTGGGTGACGTTTGTATTGTTTTGTTGGTTCTTTCGCAGGAGAGGGAAGGGTCTTATCCCCGTCCTTACGCCACTCTTCCAAAAGTTCGATTGCAACTTCTAGTGGGCATGGGAAGTCCGGGGGCTCTACTGCTTCGCTTGAGTCGCTGCTCCTTTTGTAACCTTTACCGTCTCTAAAGTCAGATTGTCTTTTTCCTTGTCTGTTGGCTCCCTCGTCCTTGGCGTACGACACTGAGTGCCCCCATTGTTTGGCTTCGGATGTTTTGAATTTCGTTGCATCGTCTTCCCGAGAACATGCGTCCTCGAAGTCTGCAAAGGTTTCTAACCTAACTGCTGCTATAATAAAACTAAGATCCGCCGAAAACCGGCTGATGCCTATCTTGACAAGTTCCTTCTCAGGAATTTTCACTTTGTTACGAAAACACTCTCCCCAGAAGCTCCTCGCAAAATGTATGTACTTTCCTCCCGGCTTGAATTTATGGTTACAGATGTCTGATATGGTAAGTTGCTTCTGCCGAGTGTACAATTTCTTCATAAATTGGTTTCGAATTTCGTTCCACGGCGAGATGTTGTTTTCTTCAAGCCCTACGAACCACGAGAAAGCTTCCCCGGTAAGTGACTTTCCGAATTTCCTGAGGCAAATAGAGTCATTTGTGGCGTGTTCATTCAAACTCATGACAAAACGAAATACATGCTCTGTCGCGTTTCCCAAGCCGTCAAATAATTGAAACTTGGGTTGTTTGTACGTCACTGGCATCGACTTATCTAATAGGCCTTGAGTAAAAGGGGATCGAAGAGTAAAATTTACCGTGGGTGGGGTTAGACCATAATGTTCCTTGAGATATTTATAGATGTGTTCTTCCGTTATAGGGACTTGATTTATTTCCTTGCTGGGTTTCCCTTCCAAGTTTTGAGGGCTTTTCTTCGGCATTTGGGTAGACCCCGGCGTCTCGCTCTTTTAGGGGTTTGACCTGATGGATGAGAGTCGTCTCCCAAAGGGGGTCCGCTAGGTTCTGCTCTGTAACAATAGAGGATGTTGggggaccccgaaagggtcagagtcTTCATATCCACCTTCAGGTTGCAGTTCAAATAATCTTTCCATGAGGACCAGTCTTCTCTTATCTGAACTGGCAAACTCTTGACGCATTTGTTGTATCTCGAGCTGATGCGGGTCTGGTGATGGTTGTTCTCGCGTCAGTGCGTTTACTCTGTCTGCCCTGGTTGGTGCATGTTGGATCTCCGCAACATGTATGGATAC
This window harbors:
- the LOC113344620 gene encoding uncharacterized protein LOC113344620, which encodes MPKKSPQNLEGKPSKEINQVPITEEHIYKYLKEHYGLTPPTVNFTLRSPFTQGLLDKSMPVTYKQPKFQLFDGLGNATEHVFRFVMSLNEHATNDSICLRKFGKSLTGEAFSWFVGLEENNISPWNEIRNQFMKKLYTRQKQLTISDICNHKFKPGGKYIHFARSFWGECFRNKVKIPEKELVKIGISRFSADLSFIIAAVRLETFADFEDACSREDDATKFKTSEAKQWGHSVSYAKDEGANRQGKRQSDFRDGKGYKRSSDSSEAVEPPDFPCPLEVAIELLEEWRKDGDKTLPSPAKEPTKQYKRHPRYCHFHQKVEHATKNCRTFKWKIHNMQRSGELDFGTKTHIQKDRFPRQVFMITHEEPEATTGEVCVVSEADDYQFIASMVAKNHCLQHFSIL